The window ATACCGCTGGTTTATGGGATAGTAGCACATCCTAAATTTGGCATTATTGTGTTGCTCACGGGCGCTTATTTTATTATGTTTCTTATCAGGGTCGTCAGTACCACCTTCCCGTTGGGGACGCTTATGGACGCGCTGGAAGGGCTGCTTATACTTGGTTTCTTTATTAAGCAAAAGCAATATAAGGATTACAGTATTTTTAAGGGCCCCATTAGTTATATGATATTAATTTGGGTGGCTTATAATATGTTAGAAGTGGCCAATCCGTCGGCCGAATCGCGGCTGGCCTGGGTTTATACCGTGCGCACGGTAGCCTTTGTAATGTTGATGTATTTTGTATTTATGTACAATATCAACTCTATAAAATACCTGCGGGTGCTTATTATCATGTGGTTGGTATATACAGTAATAGGGGCAACATATGGCATTTGGCAGGAGGTGTTTGGTTACTCAAAAATAGAACAGGCCAGCATGGATGCCGACCCCGACCGGGCCGCCCTGTATTTTATTGACGGGCATTGGCGTAAGTTCTCAATTTTTAACGACCCGGTGGTGTTTGCCTATAACATGGTATTATCTTTCCTGCTTTGTGTGGGTTTAGTTTGGGGGCCAACCCGTCCATGGAAAAAGTTTTTACTGGTAGGCTTAGCCTTAATATGCTTTGTTTCTATGTTATTTTCGGGTACGCGGGGCGCGTTTGCTTTGATCCCCGTGGGGATGATTTTGTTTTGTATCCTAAACTTTAATAAAAAAATAATGGTACTGGGCATTATTGGCGCTGTAGGGTTCATCGTCCTTATTTTTATGCCAACCTCTAATCCCAATATCCATCGTTTTCAAACGGCATTTAAGCCCAGTAACGATGCATCCTATTTATTGCGCCAGCAAAACCAGGCACGCATAAAACCGTTTATACATACACACCCTATGGGCGGCGGGCTGGGCTCGGTAGGCGTTTGGGGGCAAAAGTTTTCACCTAACTCTATGCTGGCGCATTTCCCGCCTGATAGCGGTTATGTACGTGTAGCGGTAGAAATGGGCTGGATAGGTATTATCCTGTTTTGTATATTGATGTATACCATTTTGCGAACGGGAATAATTAATTTTTATAAGATAAAAAATGGCGAGCTTAAGGCCTATTGCCTGGCTATGACCATTATGATATTTGCTATTAACGTGGGGAACTATCCGCAGGAGGCATTGGTGCAATTTCCTACCAATATTTATTTTTATTTGATGGTAGCCATACTTAACAAATGTTTGGATTTAGATAACCAGCTTCAACTTGAAGCAGGGCAAACCACGCCATTAAAACAAGCACTTGTAGCATGATATTAGAGGGTAAATACATTTTCATATTTGCACTCATGCGGTTTGATGGTGAGTACGAATCTACCAACTACACTATTGCCCGGCACCTGGCCAAAAAAAACAAAGTATTTTATATTGATAACCCTTACACCCTAAAGGATTATATCAAACTAAAAAATACCAGGGAGTTTAATACCCGCAAACCATATTTTAAGCTTTCGTCGAACGGGATAATTGATACCGACCTGCCCAACCTTAAAGTGGTAGCCATGCCTATAGTAGCCTCGCTTAACTTTTTGCCCGAGGGCTTTTTGTACCGGATGGCCTTAAAACTAAACCAGCAACTGCTTGTTAAACGGATAAAAAAAGTTATCAGGCAATATAATATCCCCGGCTATATTTTCATCAACTCGTATAATTTCCACTACCCCAACGTTAGCGATTACCTAAAGCCCGCGTTAAAGGTATATCACTGTGTCGATCCGCTTATTTCGCCTTTTGATTTAAAGCATGGCCTGATCTCTGAAAACCATATTGTTAAAACCAGCGATGTAATTATATGCTCGAGCAAACAATTGTACCTGGAAAAGAAACAGCTGAACCCCGAAACTTATTTTGTGCCTAACGCGGCCGATATTGAGCATAGTCAGAAGGCGCTGGACCCGGACCTGAAAGTAGCCGATATAATAGCCGGTATTGTGAAACCCGTAATTGGCTATTTTGGAAATATTGAGCGCCGGATGGATTTTGATATGCTGAAGGTTGTAACAGAACAAAACCCGGATAAGAACTTTGTTTTTGTTGGGCCACAAGGGAAAATATATATTCCCGACTGGTTTTTTAATACATCAAATATTATCCTGACCGGGCGTATGCCTTATGAAGCAATGCCATCTATATTAAAAGGCTTTGATGTAGCGCTTTTACCTTTTAAAAAGGACGAAGTGAGCCGCACCATTTTCCCGTTGAAATTATTTGAATATCTTGGGGCTGGTAAACCTGTAGTTGCCACCGATTTTAATGATGATTTGCGTGATTTCACTGAAGATACAGTAACTTATTGCCGTACTGCTGAAGAGTTTTCGGCAGCGATTAACGCCGCGTTGCAGCAGGGCGAGGCCATGATACCAAAAAGGCTGGCGGTTGCAGCCAATAATACCTGGGCCAGGCGCGGGGATGAATTTTCGGAGATATTATATAACCAACTGGAACGTAAAAACGTAAAACAAATTAACTAATTACGCGCTAAAAAATGTCAGCATCAAACACCACCATACCCATAGTTGTAGTTACCGACGAGCATTATGTTATTTTGCTGGGTGTACTGCTAAAATCTATCGAGGCTAATCACAAAACCGGCGAAAAGATACATGTGTATGTAGTAGAGGATGGTGTTAAAAAAAGCAGTCAAAAGAAAATACATGCCACCGTTAATCCGGATATGTTTACCATATCATGGGTAAAAATGGAAGATGCCGTTGCGGGTGTTAAGTTACCAATTGACCATACTTCCTTCCCGCTTACTACTTATATGCGTTTATTTATCCCCAACATTGTCCCACCAGGCACTAAAAAAGCTTTGTTTTTAGATGTGGATATGATTGTGCTGGAAGACATAAGCAAACTATGGAACGAAGACTTGGGCAATTACGTAATAGGCGCCGTGCAGGACCCGCGCCTGCTTACCGTTGATAACGAGTGGGGGGGTATATTTAACTACAAAGAATTGGGCTTGGAACCTAAAACCAAATATTTTAACGCGGGCCTGTTAGTAGTAAATATCCCGCTGTGGACCGAACAAAGCTTAACCCAGCGCATTATTGATTGCGTTAACAATAATATTAAGTTTGCCAATTATCCCGACCAGTATGGGTTAAACGTGGTGCTGGCCAACCAATGGCACGAATTAGATACCCGCTGGAACTATTTTGCATCCGGCGATTTGAAGGATCCTTATCTTATTCATTTCGTATCGCGTAAGCCAATTTATACTACTTATACCAACAATCCGTACTATAAAGAGTTATTTGATAACTACCAAAAACTTACGCCATGGAAAAACGTAAAACCAATTGGCGAGTTAAACCGGTATATTAAGAAGCTTGATAACGTTTGGGTAAAAATTAAAAAGTTATTTTAGTTGCACCTTATTATCAACCGCTGCTGATTTATATTTAAACTACAATAGCAATGAATGCCTTTAGTAACCCCAAATGGCTTGATAAATATACTTTTAACTATAAAAGTATTGAT of the Mucilaginibacter boryungensis genome contains:
- a CDS encoding O-antigen ligase family protein encodes the protein MFDQLPINNEKEKLSFLQKLHKITIVEKLVNPVGFILLLLASLFFTMVVVKMGFVMGVLFLIAVVAIPLVYGIVAHPKFGIIVLLTGAYFIMFLIRVVSTTFPLGTLMDALEGLLILGFFIKQKQYKDYSIFKGPISYMILIWVAYNMLEVANPSAESRLAWVYTVRTVAFVMLMYFVFMYNINSIKYLRVLIIMWLVYTVIGATYGIWQEVFGYSKIEQASMDADPDRAALYFIDGHWRKFSIFNDPVVFAYNMVLSFLLCVGLVWGPTRPWKKFLLVGLALICFVSMLFSGTRGAFALIPVGMILFCILNFNKKIMVLGIIGAVGFIVLIFMPTSNPNIHRFQTAFKPSNDASYLLRQQNQARIKPFIHTHPMGGGLGSVGVWGQKFSPNSMLAHFPPDSGYVRVAVEMGWIGIILFCILMYTILRTGIINFYKIKNGELKAYCLAMTIMIFAINVGNYPQEALVQFPTNIYFYLMVAILNKCLDLDNQLQLEAGQTTPLKQALVA
- a CDS encoding glycosyltransferase — its product is MILEGKYIFIFALMRFDGEYESTNYTIARHLAKKNKVFYIDNPYTLKDYIKLKNTREFNTRKPYFKLSSNGIIDTDLPNLKVVAMPIVASLNFLPEGFLYRMALKLNQQLLVKRIKKVIRQYNIPGYIFINSYNFHYPNVSDYLKPALKVYHCVDPLISPFDLKHGLISENHIVKTSDVIICSSKQLYLEKKQLNPETYFVPNAADIEHSQKALDPDLKVADIIAGIVKPVIGYFGNIERRMDFDMLKVVTEQNPDKNFVFVGPQGKIYIPDWFFNTSNIILTGRMPYEAMPSILKGFDVALLPFKKDEVSRTIFPLKLFEYLGAGKPVVATDFNDDLRDFTEDTVTYCRTAEEFSAAINAALQQGEAMIPKRLAVAANNTWARRGDEFSEILYNQLERKNVKQIN
- a CDS encoding glycosyltransferase family 8 protein codes for the protein MSASNTTIPIVVVTDEHYVILLGVLLKSIEANHKTGEKIHVYVVEDGVKKSSQKKIHATVNPDMFTISWVKMEDAVAGVKLPIDHTSFPLTTYMRLFIPNIVPPGTKKALFLDVDMIVLEDISKLWNEDLGNYVIGAVQDPRLLTVDNEWGGIFNYKELGLEPKTKYFNAGLLVVNIPLWTEQSLTQRIIDCVNNNIKFANYPDQYGLNVVLANQWHELDTRWNYFASGDLKDPYLIHFVSRKPIYTTYTNNPYYKELFDNYQKLTPWKNVKPIGELNRYIKKLDNVWVKIKKLF